In a single window of the Aminomonas paucivorans DSM 12260 genome:
- a CDS encoding ABC transporter substrate-binding protein translates to MRKGWVWLLCGLLLAWTGAAGAEETIRIGHSVSLTGGASMWGQSEKLALEMLIKKINASGGVLGKKLELVGYDNRNDAVESVNVARRLANDGVVAVIGPAQSGNAIATAPVLEKARIPMVVTTATNPFVTIDKRSGKTRPFAFRPCFIDPFQGTVAAQFAFRDLKARKAAVLYDVGSDYGQWLAKYFEEAFVKAGGKVVAKEAFRTDELDYRAQLGKMKGLEPDVLFIPTSQKEAAMAAKQARDLGLKARLLGTDNWGSPDLIELGGSAIHGGYFVNLTDLADPDIKGFVQEYRKAFGADPVLPNPVMAQDALLLVVHGIQAAKSTDGAKMAQAMAHARGLKVTSGVLTIDPVTHDPLDKPAVIQKVDTQAKSFVFVKKFHPGTK, encoded by the coding sequence GGCTTCCATGTGGGGGCAGTCGGAGAAGCTAGCCCTGGAGATGCTGATCAAGAAGATCAACGCCTCCGGCGGGGTCCTGGGGAAAAAGCTGGAGCTGGTGGGGTACGACAACCGCAACGACGCGGTGGAGTCGGTGAACGTGGCCCGGCGGTTGGCAAACGACGGGGTGGTGGCGGTCATCGGCCCCGCCCAGAGCGGCAACGCCATCGCCACGGCCCCGGTGTTGGAGAAGGCCCGAATCCCCATGGTGGTGACCACCGCCACGAACCCCTTCGTCACCATCGACAAGCGCAGCGGCAAGACCCGGCCCTTCGCCTTCCGCCCCTGTTTCATCGATCCCTTCCAGGGCACCGTGGCGGCGCAGTTTGCCTTCCGGGACCTGAAGGCCCGCAAGGCGGCGGTGCTCTACGACGTGGGTTCCGACTACGGACAGTGGCTGGCGAAGTACTTCGAAGAGGCCTTCGTCAAGGCGGGGGGCAAGGTGGTGGCCAAGGAGGCCTTCCGCACCGACGAGCTGGACTACCGGGCCCAGCTGGGGAAGATGAAGGGGCTGGAGCCGGACGTGCTCTTCATCCCCACCAGCCAGAAGGAGGCCGCCATGGCGGCCAAGCAGGCCCGGGACCTGGGACTCAAGGCCCGTCTGTTGGGTACGGACAACTGGGGCAGCCCGGACCTCATCGAGCTGGGGGGCAGCGCCATCCACGGGGGGTACTTCGTGAACCTCACGGACCTGGCGGATCCGGACATCAAGGGCTTCGTGCAGGAGTACCGCAAGGCCTTCGGGGCGGATCCGGTGCTTCCCAACCCCGTCATGGCCCAGGACGCGCTGCTGCTGGTGGTGCACGGGATCCAAGCCGCCAAGAGCACCGACGGGGCGAAGATGGCCCAGGCCATGGCCCACGCCCGGGGACTCAAGGTCACCAGCGGGGTGCTCACCATAGACCCCGTGACCCATGACCCCCTGGACAAGCCTGCGGTGATCCAGAAGGTGGACACCCAGGCCAAGTCCTTCGTCTTCGTGAAGAAGTTCCACCCCGGGACGAAGTAG
- a CDS encoding branched-chain amino acid ABC transporter permease, with protein sequence MPLFLQTLVTGLSIGGIYALMAVGYSLVFSVLNFSNFAHGAVIMLGAYMGLGLVSKLHAGLGLVVAGSMMGAGLLAVANEKLAYSLLRHRKAPSLYLMISAMGCAVFLENLVYATIGSRFYAYPEFFSRQTVPLFGGATVSLLDLGAFALSLVSIGGLHLFLTRTRTGVAIRAGVSDMTMCSLMGVNLDRLISVVFLLAGLFGGIAGVFLGIKYLVYPTMGWVTNKAYIAAVIGGLGSLPGALVGGLVLGVLETFVSTYVSSVMRDVFSFGLLIALLVCLPNGLFGRDASEKV encoded by the coding sequence GTGCCCTTGTTCTTGCAGACCCTGGTGACGGGGCTGTCCATCGGAGGGATCTACGCCCTCATGGCGGTGGGCTACTCCCTGGTGTTCAGCGTGCTCAACTTCAGCAACTTCGCCCACGGAGCGGTCATCATGCTGGGGGCCTACATGGGCCTGGGGCTGGTCTCCAAGCTCCACGCCGGGCTGGGCCTGGTGGTAGCGGGCAGCATGATGGGGGCGGGGCTGCTGGCGGTGGCCAACGAGAAGCTGGCCTACTCCCTCCTGCGGCACCGCAAGGCTCCCTCCCTGTACCTCATGATCTCCGCCATGGGGTGCGCCGTGTTCCTGGAGAACCTGGTGTACGCTACCATCGGGTCCCGGTTCTACGCCTACCCGGAGTTCTTCTCCCGGCAGACCGTGCCCCTCTTCGGGGGAGCCACGGTGAGTCTCCTGGACCTGGGGGCCTTCGCCCTCTCCCTGGTGTCCATCGGGGGGCTCCACCTGTTCCTCACCCGGACCCGCACGGGGGTGGCCATCCGGGCGGGGGTGAGCGACATGACCATGTGCTCCCTCATGGGAGTGAACCTGGATCGGCTCATCTCCGTGGTGTTCCTGCTGGCGGGGCTCTTCGGGGGCATCGCCGGGGTCTTCCTGGGGATCAAGTATCTGGTCTACCCCACCATGGGGTGGGTCACCAACAAGGCCTACATCGCCGCAGTCATCGGCGGCCTGGGGAGCCTGCCCGGGGCCCTGGTGGGGGGGCTGGTGCTGGGGGTGCTGGAGACCTTCGTGTCCACCTACGTGTCCAGCGTGATGCGGGACGTGTTCAGTTTCGGCCTGCTCATCGCCCTGCTGGTGTGCCTGCCCAACGGCCTCTTCGGCCGAGACGCCTCGGAGAAGGTGTAG